AAATGCAGAAAATAGAGCACTTGCCGGCCTTTCCATGGGAGGACTTCAAACGCTCTATGCAGGAGTACAAAATACCGATCTATTCTCATACCTGGGGGTTTTCAGTTCAGGATGGTTTGCGAATGATAATGAAATACCTAAAGGACAGTATGAATTCATGAGTGAGAATTCAGAAAAAATTAATAATGGCCTCAATGTATTCTGGTTATCTATGGGAGGAAAGGAAGATATTGCCTATAACAATAATAAGGTTATGATGCAGAGATTTGATAACATCGGCATCAAATATATCTACAGTGAATACCCGGGAGGACATACCTGGCCGGTGTGGAGAAATGACTTGTACAGATTTGCACCCCTGCTGTTTAAAACCGGAGCTCAAGAATAAAAAATCAATTATGGAATCTGAAAACGTTTTATTATGAAACATCGATTATTATTAATGGCTTTTCTTTTTACCGGTGTCTTTTGCTTTGCACAAACAGAGGACGAAAAGATGGTGGAAGATTTTGAACCTTCTGTGGTAAACCAACCCGGAAAGGAATTTCCTAAAGTTAATTCAGAAGGAAGGGTACGGGTTCAGATTGAAGCGCCGGAAGCAAAAAAGGTGCAACTGGATATTGGCGGTGTGAAGTATGACCTTGAAAAAAATGAAAAGGGGATGTGGATCGGGGAATCTGCTCCCCAGGATGAAGGATTTCACTATTACCAGCTGAATATTGACGGTGCTTCAGTGCCAGACCCGGGATCAAAATATTATTATGGCGCCGGTCGTTGGGGGAGCGGCATTGAAATTCCGGCTAGCGATAAAGAATTTTATGAGTTGAAAGATGTCCCCCATGGAAGCGTTTCTGAGAATATTTATTTCTCTGAAATAACTAGGGAATGGAGACGGAATTTTGTCTTCACCCCTCCCGGCTATTTTGAAAATATGGATAAGAGATATCCGGTACTTTATCTTCAGCACGGCAGTTATGAAGATGAAACCGGTTGGTCCTCCCAGGGACATGCAAACCTTATCCTGGATAATCTAATTGCAGAAGGGAAAGCAGAACCTATGATCATCGTAATGGACAACGGCTATGCGTATAAACCCGAAGACCTGGAAAAGGCTGGAGAAAATCGTCCCAGATCTTCTTTTGAAGATGTTCTAATAAAAGAAGTCGTTCCTCAAATTGATGGGAAATTCAGAACAATTCCCAATCGTGAACACAGAGCTATAGCCGGTCTTTCCATGGGGGCCAGCCAGACCATGAGCATTATAATGAATAATCTCGATCATTTTGCTTACTACGGAGGATTTAGTGGAACAGCAAATTTCCCCGGAGATAAAAAAGTGGATGCCGGTACCTTTCTCAATGGTGCCTTTAGCAATGCTAAAGATGTTGAAGAAAAACTGGATGTGATCTTTTTAAGCCTGGGTACTAAAGAGGCTGAAGTTTTCTTTAAAACAGTGAATGCCTTTCGTGATATGCTTGAAAAGCAGGATATCGATTATATTTTTTATTCGTCACCTGAAACCGGGCATGAATGGCTGACCTGGAGAAGAAGTTTATATCAATACGCTCAGTTGATATTTAAAAAATAATTAGATCATAAATATTTAATACTTAAGAATAAATAAGCAGATCTCGATCAGAAAAGTTTAACGGTAAAAATTTATACTATGAAAATTCAAAAAATATTGACAGGCTTCGGGTTTATTTTGGCAATAGGTTCAGGCTTTTCCCAAAACCCAATTATAAAATCCCCTTTTACGGCAGATCCGGCACCAATTGTACATAATGAGACTTTATACCTGTATACCAGTCATGATACAGCATCTGTAGCTTCAACCAATTATGAAATGAAAGACTGGTTGGTGTTTTCTACTACAGACATGAAGAACTGGACCAATCACGGGCCAAAGCTATCTCCCAAAGATTTTTCCTGGGCAACCGGGGATGCCTATGCAGCTGAGGTTGAAGAAAGGGACGGGAAATTTTATTTCTATGTATCCACTTTTCATAAAGATGATGACAGGAGCAATGGGGGTGCTGCAATAGGAGTAGCAGTAGCCGATTCTCCATTGGGACCATTTAAGGATGCCATAGGAGAAGCTTTGATCTATAATGAAATGACCACCGATAACCCACACGGGTGGGATGATATAGATCCTTCAGTCTTTGTGGATGATGATGGGCAGGCATATTTGTATTGGGGTAACGGGAGCCTTAAAACTGTTAAATTAAAAGATAATATGGTCGAACTAGATGGACCTATTCAATATGATAATCCCAAGAATTTCATAGAAGGGCCGTGGGTCTACAAAAGAAAAGGAATTTATTATTTGGTCTATGCCAGCAAGGGGGAAGAACGT
This Salinimicrobium tongyeongense DNA region includes the following protein-coding sequences:
- a CDS encoding alpha/beta hydrolase-fold protein, which gives rise to MKHRLLLMAFLFTGVFCFAQTEDEKMVEDFEPSVVNQPGKEFPKVNSEGRVRVQIEAPEAKKVQLDIGGVKYDLEKNEKGMWIGESAPQDEGFHYYQLNIDGASVPDPGSKYYYGAGRWGSGIEIPASDKEFYELKDVPHGSVSENIYFSEITREWRRNFVFTPPGYFENMDKRYPVLYLQHGSYEDETGWSSQGHANLILDNLIAEGKAEPMIIVMDNGYAYKPEDLEKAGENRPRSSFEDVLIKEVVPQIDGKFRTIPNREHRAIAGLSMGASQTMSIIMNNLDHFAYYGGFSGTANFPGDKKVDAGTFLNGAFSNAKDVEEKLDVIFLSLGTKEAEVFFKTVNAFRDMLEKQDIDYIFYSSPETGHEWLTWRRSLYQYAQLIFKK
- a CDS encoding glycoside hydrolase family 43 protein → MKIQKILTGFGFILAIGSGFSQNPIIKSPFTADPAPIVHNETLYLYTSHDTASVASTNYEMKDWLVFSTTDMKNWTNHGPKLSPKDFSWATGDAYAAEVEERDGKFYFYVSTFHKDDDRSNGGAAIGVAVADSPLGPFKDAIGEALIYNEMTTDNPHGWDDIDPSVFVDDDGQAYLYWGNGSLKTVKLKDNMVELDGPIQYDNPKNFIEGPWVYKRKGIYYLVYASKGEERERIEYATSDSPVGPWEYQGILADSAPNSFTIHPGIIEYKGKDYFFYHNGVLPTGGSYRRSVAVDYMHYNEDGTIQKVEQTEEGVEAIE